In Candidatus Vicinibacter proximus, the following are encoded in one genomic region:
- a CDS encoding exonuclease domain-containing protein, translated as MKFLIFDLEATCWESHVSHLYQQEIIEIGACIMNHYGEIESTFTSLVKPNIHKFLSPYCKNLTQIDQSEINKAKTFPEVLDRFFDWAEIPDENYGFCAWGSADYKMILTDCQLHNIETDWLIPYIDIKSQYHKNKDLKKLMSLEKVLQKNGLEFEGQRHRALPDTLNLAKLVYKYRDNWGI; from the coding sequence ATGAAGTTTTTAATTTTTGACTTGGAAGCAACATGTTGGGAATCACATGTTAGTCATTTATATCAACAGGAAATTATAGAAATTGGAGCGTGTATTATGAACCATTATGGGGAGATTGAATCCACTTTTACCAGTCTTGTAAAACCAAATATTCATAAATTTTTATCCCCTTACTGTAAGAATTTGACCCAGATTGATCAGTCTGAAATCAATAAAGCAAAGACCTTTCCTGAAGTTTTAGATCGTTTTTTCGATTGGGCAGAAATTCCAGATGAAAATTATGGATTTTGTGCATGGGGGAGTGCGGATTATAAAATGATTTTAACTGACTGCCAACTACATAATATTGAAACTGATTGGCTAATTCCTTATATTGATATAAAGTCCCAATATCACAAAAACAAAGATTTAAAGAAACTTATGAGTTTAGAAAAAGTTTTGCAAAAGAATGGATTAGAATTTGAAGGACAGCGTCACCGTGCGTTGCCTGATACTTTGAATCTGGCAAAATTGGTTTATAAATATCGAGATAATTGGGGCATATAA
- the mnmH gene encoding tRNA 2-selenouridine(34) synthase MnmH encodes MSIELINAENFVSLKKSHPVLDVRSPSEYNCGHIPDAINFPLFSDEERSIIGTTYKKSGARLALMTGLEMVGPRLSNFVLRAEDLNVNGTFLMHCWRGGKRSSSLAWLLSNAGFEIKLLMGGYKAYRTLAHKIFDQPDWKFFVLGGKTGSMKSKVLTHLSNQSEQVIDLESLASHKGSAFGWINESAQPSTEQFENLLFEKLITYNSEKPIWCENESKTIGKVYIPNSIWNQIQKGILFHLEVDYNIRLNHILSTYNFNNGPDLILSFEKIRKRLGHMATDQAIKHIQNNQIEEAAKIGLDYYDKFYDYGLNKKISSMVFKLKIENDDVNNICDSLVQFKNQINIHEYFSSNSI; translated from the coding sequence ATGTCGATTGAACTAATAAATGCAGAGAATTTTGTATCACTTAAAAAGAGTCATCCGGTTTTAGATGTCAGATCACCATCTGAATACAACTGTGGTCATATTCCTGATGCCATAAATTTTCCATTATTTTCAGATGAAGAACGAAGTATAATAGGTACTACGTATAAGAAAAGTGGTGCCAGATTGGCCTTAATGACTGGGTTAGAGATGGTAGGCCCCAGATTGTCCAATTTTGTTTTGAGAGCTGAGGATCTTAATGTAAATGGAACTTTTTTAATGCATTGCTGGAGAGGTGGAAAAAGAAGCTCAAGTTTGGCTTGGTTACTATCCAATGCAGGATTTGAAATTAAATTGCTTATGGGTGGTTATAAGGCTTACAGGACCCTGGCACACAAGATTTTTGATCAACCTGACTGGAAGTTTTTTGTTTTAGGAGGAAAGACTGGTTCTATGAAATCAAAGGTTTTAACCCACCTTTCAAATCAATCAGAACAAGTTATCGATTTAGAAAGCCTTGCCAGCCATAAAGGATCTGCCTTTGGTTGGATTAATGAATCTGCACAACCCAGTACTGAGCAATTTGAAAATCTCTTATTTGAAAAACTTATTACTTACAATTCAGAAAAACCTATTTGGTGTGAAAATGAATCCAAGACAATTGGAAAAGTTTACATACCAAATTCAATATGGAACCAAATTCAGAAGGGTATTTTGTTTCATTTAGAAGTAGATTATAACATTCGATTGAACCACATTCTTTCTACTTATAATTTTAATAATGGTCCGGACTTAATTCTTTCTTTTGAAAAAATAAGAAAAAGGCTTGGCCATATGGCAACTGATCAAGCAATCAAGCATATTCAGAATAATCAAATAGAAGAAGCTGCAAAGATTGGGCTGGATTATTATGATAAGTTTTACGATTATGGCTTGAATAAGAAAATTTCCTCCATGGTATTTAAGCTAAAAATTGAGAACGATGATGTGAATAATATTTGTGATTCTCTTGTACAATTCAAAAATCAAATAAATATACATGAATACTTTTCGTCTAACTCAATTTAG
- a CDS encoding DUF4412 domain-containing protein yields the protein MNNLNFLSWFICAISFSFTGLAQPIQTAHIKYEMSLNADGQEEMKQMAALMGNSIMDVYFTEWKQRVDMSMMGGMVVTKMFYDKQMNKSIMLQEMMGQKFKIKLDDQKIQDSKRKDSDSPKLSPKVTLDKKDRKKIQGYDCYKATAAIENNGQKVLITCYITDQINSPHSIIKEADEISFGGFPLEYTLDMATMKILVTAKEIDKNVNSSIFEVPTSGYKEMTLEEFTHKMGGAGLGF from the coding sequence ATGAATAATTTAAATTTTCTCAGTTGGTTTATTTGCGCTATTTCGTTTTCATTCACAGGGTTAGCTCAACCTATACAAACTGCACATATTAAATACGAAATGTCTCTTAATGCTGATGGCCAGGAGGAAATGAAGCAAATGGCCGCCTTAATGGGAAATTCTATAATGGATGTTTATTTTACTGAATGGAAGCAAAGAGTAGATATGAGTATGATGGGTGGAATGGTTGTTACAAAGATGTTTTATGATAAGCAGATGAATAAAAGCATCATGTTGCAGGAAATGATGGGTCAGAAGTTTAAAATTAAACTAGACGATCAAAAGATTCAGGATTCTAAAAGAAAAGATTCAGACAGTCCAAAATTAAGCCCAAAGGTAACATTGGATAAGAAAGATCGTAAAAAAATACAAGGTTATGACTGCTATAAAGCTACAGCAGCCATTGAGAACAATGGACAAAAAGTCTTAATTACATGTTACATAACGGACCAAATTAACAGCCCGCACAGCATCATCAAAGAAGCCGATGAAATTAGTTTTGGTGGATTTCCGCTGGAATACACCTTAGATATGGCAACAATGAAAATATTAGTTACCGCTAAAGAAATAGACAAAAATGTAAATTCAAGTATTTTTGAAGTTCCCACATCTGGTTATAAAGAAATGACCCTTGAGGAATTTACTCATAAAATGGGTGGGGCAGGCCTTGGTTTTTGA
- a CDS encoding HD domain-containing protein — MDNQLIFKLNTAERKILDIISDCGQQLNYPVFAIGGFVRDRLIGRPSKDIDIVCLGDGIKLAQEVASKFRPIPNINIYERFGTAMIRHHDLEIEFVGARKESYSSESRKPTVSPGTLQDDQLRRDFTINAISISLNQDNFGEIIDPFNGLEDLEKKIIRTPANPDITFSDDPLRMMRAIRFSTQLDYEIEPRTWTGILNNAKRIRIISKERISAELEKIILCQVPSIGFDKLFKSGLLELFFPELCMLHGVEYQDGKGHKDNFYHTLQVLDNLSKKTDKLWLRWAAILHDIAKPQTKRYDSELGWTFHGHEALGAAMLPRIFKNLRMPLDHKMKYVQKLVRLHLRPIALTQELITDSALRRLLFDAGEDLEDLLMLCEADITSKNSDKVKRYLNNYSKVRERLSEVEEKDRIREWQPPISGEEIMKTFNLKPGKEIGFIKNAIRESILDGIIPNAYEPAFQLMLDKAKELGLTKAI; from the coding sequence ATGGATAATCAGTTAATTTTTAAACTGAATACAGCCGAACGAAAAATTTTAGATATAATTTCGGATTGTGGTCAACAATTAAACTATCCTGTCTTTGCTATAGGTGGTTTTGTAAGGGATCGGCTAATAGGAAGGCCTTCTAAAGATATTGATATCGTCTGCTTGGGGGATGGTATAAAGTTAGCTCAGGAAGTTGCGAGTAAATTTAGACCAATCCCAAACATCAATATTTATGAGCGATTTGGAACCGCCATGATCAGACATCATGACCTTGAAATTGAATTTGTTGGTGCCAGGAAAGAGTCTTATAGCAGCGAATCAAGAAAACCAACTGTCAGTCCGGGTACACTTCAAGATGATCAACTCAGAAGAGATTTTACCATTAATGCTATTTCTATAAGTCTGAATCAGGATAATTTTGGTGAGATTATTGATCCATTTAATGGACTCGAGGATTTGGAAAAAAAAATAATCAGAACTCCTGCGAATCCTGATATTACTTTTTCAGATGATCCTTTAAGGATGATGCGGGCTATACGATTTTCCACACAATTGGATTATGAAATAGAACCTCGTACATGGACAGGTATTTTGAATAATGCCAAGAGAATAAGAATTATTTCAAAGGAAAGAATTAGCGCTGAGCTGGAAAAAATTATCTTATGTCAGGTCCCTTCAATAGGTTTTGATAAATTGTTTAAATCTGGTTTATTAGAACTTTTTTTTCCTGAACTTTGTATGTTGCACGGTGTGGAATACCAAGATGGAAAAGGTCATAAAGACAATTTTTATCATACCTTACAAGTGCTGGATAATTTGTCCAAAAAGACAGATAAATTATGGTTAAGATGGGCTGCTATATTGCATGATATTGCTAAACCTCAGACAAAAAGGTATGATTCAGAACTTGGTTGGACATTTCATGGTCATGAAGCTTTAGGCGCTGCAATGCTGCCTAGGATATTCAAGAATTTGAGAATGCCCCTTGACCATAAGATGAAATATGTTCAGAAACTAGTTAGGTTACATCTGAGACCAATAGCACTTACCCAGGAACTCATTACTGATTCAGCTTTAAGAAGATTACTTTTCGATGCCGGTGAAGATTTGGAAGATCTTTTGATGCTTTGCGAAGCCGATATTACTTCTAAGAATTCAGATAAGGTTAAAAGATATTTAAATAATTATTCGAAGGTGCGGGAAAGGCTTTCAGAGGTTGAAGAAAAGGATAGAATTAGAGAATGGCAACCTCCGATCAGTGGAGAAGAAATAATGAAGACATTTAACCTCAAACCAGGAAAGGAAATAGGATTTATTAAGAATGCCATCAGGGAATCCATTCTGGATGGGATAATTCCTAATGCATATGAACCTGCCTTTCAATTAATGCTGGATAAGGCAAAAGAATTGGGTTTAACAAAAGCTATCTGA
- the selD gene encoding selenide, water dikinase SelD, producing the protein MNTFRLTQFSHGAGCGCKISPAILDEILKSENKIFFPDLLVGYHQKDDAAVFDLGNGKAMISTTDFFMPIVDDAFDFGRIASVNAISDVYAMGGKPLMAIAILAWPVDKIPIEYARKVIEGARAICSEAGIPLAGGHSIDSIEPIFGLAVSGEIQVESIKMNSGAKAGDLIYLTKGLGVGILTTAEKKSILKEEHRDIAKISMLKLNNVGEKLGNQKFVHSMTDVTGFGLCGHLLEICEASSLKARIDYVKLPFLDPCVWQYIEEGAIPGGTHRNWSSYGHKIRLEDNSWFKILADPQTSGGLLIVIDPLHQNHFEEFLKRENIPVHQIGKFESADKIGECLVEVVRSI; encoded by the coding sequence ATGAATACTTTTCGTCTAACTCAATTTAGTCATGGGGCTGGTTGTGGGTGTAAAATCAGTCCTGCAATTTTGGATGAGATTTTAAAATCTGAAAATAAAATTTTTTTTCCTGATTTGTTGGTTGGTTACCATCAAAAAGATGATGCTGCTGTATTTGATCTTGGAAATGGAAAAGCGATGATAAGTACTACAGACTTCTTTATGCCTATTGTGGATGATGCATTTGACTTTGGACGAATAGCGTCTGTAAACGCAATAAGCGATGTATATGCAATGGGCGGCAAACCCCTTATGGCTATTGCAATACTTGCATGGCCGGTTGACAAAATACCAATAGAATATGCAAGAAAGGTTATTGAAGGCGCCAGAGCAATTTGTTCTGAAGCTGGAATCCCATTGGCCGGGGGACATAGTATTGATTCCATTGAACCAATTTTTGGCTTGGCTGTATCCGGTGAGATTCAAGTGGAAAGCATAAAAATGAATTCCGGTGCAAAAGCGGGAGACTTAATTTATTTGACAAAAGGACTTGGGGTAGGAATATTAACCACGGCAGAGAAGAAATCAATTCTTAAAGAAGAACATCGAGATATTGCCAAAATTTCAATGCTAAAGTTAAATAATGTTGGCGAAAAATTAGGTAATCAAAAATTTGTACACTCTATGACCGACGTAACCGGGTTTGGATTGTGCGGACATTTATTAGAAATTTGCGAGGCTTCCTCTTTAAAAGCCAGAATTGATTATGTTAAGTTGCCTTTTCTAGATCCTTGTGTATGGCAATATATTGAAGAAGGGGCGATACCTGGAGGGACCCACCGGAATTGGAGTTCTTATGGACATAAAATCCGACTTGAAGACAACTCGTGGTTTAAAATTTTAGCCGATCCTCAGACCAGTGGCGGATTATTGATTGTGATAGATCCTCTGCATCAAAATCATTTTGAAGAATTTTTGAAAAGGGAGAATATTCCTGTTCATCAAATAGGTAAATTCGAATCTGCTGACAAAATTGGGGAATGCCTGGTTGAAGTAGTCAGGAGTATTTGA